In Pseudonocardia sp. C8, one genomic interval encodes:
- a CDS encoding HAMP domain-containing sensor histidine kinase, with protein MRQRIVRMALVAAAVALVLFGVPLAAGLAEFATARELGSLQRLADITARNVYDDLDHDRVPDRLPREDGLAAVALYDEDARLLAGDGPPAGDEEVGRVLRRGLVSAPPGELVVVAPVRDGEDVIAVVRVAGSRSAVLAGLVPVWLGMLALAGLVLVAVWLLARRLARRMARPLEDLARDADRLGAGDFGVRPAPTGMPEVDQVGTALGHTAERLDDLLARERAFSAEASHQLRTPLAGLRLRLESALDRPDGLDRATVTDGLASIDRLERTIDELLLLARERRSGAVPVDLRRLLTEAEAEWTGRLAGDGRKFRTSRPPDLPDPPASAAAVRQIVAVLLDNALQHGAGTVTVTAREAGPDAVALDVADEGPGVAPEDLAGSRGGLGVGLARRLAEAEGGRLTARRSPSVVTLLLPLDPLP; from the coding sequence GGAGCTCGGCTCGCTGCAACGGCTCGCGGACATCACCGCGCGGAACGTCTACGACGACCTCGACCACGACCGGGTCCCGGACCGGCTGCCGCGCGAGGACGGCCTCGCCGCCGTCGCCCTGTACGACGAGGACGCCCGCCTGCTCGCCGGCGACGGCCCGCCGGCCGGCGACGAGGAGGTCGGCCGGGTGCTGCGCCGCGGGCTCGTCTCGGCGCCGCCCGGCGAGCTCGTCGTGGTCGCCCCGGTGCGCGACGGCGAGGACGTCATCGCCGTGGTCCGGGTGGCGGGATCCCGCAGCGCGGTGCTCGCCGGCCTGGTCCCGGTGTGGCTGGGGATGCTGGCACTGGCCGGGCTCGTGCTGGTCGCGGTGTGGCTCCTCGCCCGGCGGCTGGCCCGGCGGATGGCCCGGCCGCTGGAGGATCTCGCCCGGGACGCGGACCGGCTCGGCGCGGGCGACTTCGGGGTGCGGCCGGCACCGACCGGGATGCCGGAGGTCGACCAGGTGGGCACCGCGCTCGGGCACACCGCCGAACGGCTCGACGACCTGCTGGCCCGCGAGCGGGCGTTCTCGGCCGAGGCGTCGCACCAGCTGCGCACGCCGCTCGCCGGCCTGCGGCTCCGGCTGGAGTCCGCGCTGGACCGTCCGGACGGCCTGGACCGGGCCACCGTGACCGACGGGCTGGCCTCGATCGACCGGCTGGAACGCACGATCGACGAGCTGCTCCTGCTCGCCCGGGAGCGCCGCAGCGGCGCCGTGCCGGTGGACCTGCGGCGGCTGCTCACCGAGGCCGAGGCGGAGTGGACCGGCCGGCTCGCCGGCGACGGCCGGAAGTTCCGCACGTCCCGGCCGCCGGACCTGCCCGACCCGCCGGCGTCCGCGGCGGCGGTCCGGCAGATCGTCGCCGTGCTGCTGGACAACGCGCTGCAGCACGGCGCGGGCACGGTGACGGTCACCGCCCGGGAGGCGGGCCCGGACGCGGTCGCGCTGGACGTCGCCGACGAGGGCCCCGGCGTCGCACCGGAGGACCTGGCCGGGTCCCGGGGCGGTCTCGGGGTCGGGCTGGCCCGCCGGCTGGCCGAGGCCGAGGGCGGCCGGCTCACCGCCCGCCGCTCGCCGTCGGTGGTGACGCTGCTGCTGCCCCTCGACCCGTTGCCGTAG
- a CDS encoding LysR family transcriptional regulator: MLDVRRLALLAAVLDSGSMTAAAEQLGYSPSAVSQQLRRLEIEAGQPLLHRQARGVRPTEAGTVLAGHARHVLRRLEAAEADLAELAGLRRGTLAIGTFPTVASALMPPVVSRFRRQFPDIRLDVRSARFDELVAMLETGRVGLSLLWDYEWDRVDPGAFSLTPLLDDPTVLVVAEDHRLARRRHTTMAELAGEDWIVRAHDHPVAEVLERSCRAAGFSPRIAFEANDYQEAQAMVSVGVGVALAPRTAVSAPRPDVRVLGLGRDAPSRRVLVAHRPERLWAPAERAMHQMLVEVAREYQTRA; the protein is encoded by the coding sequence GTGCTGGACGTCCGGCGGCTCGCGTTGCTCGCGGCCGTGCTCGACTCGGGGTCCATGACGGCGGCCGCCGAGCAGCTCGGGTACTCGCCGTCGGCGGTCTCGCAGCAGCTGCGGCGACTCGAGATCGAGGCGGGGCAGCCGCTGCTGCACCGCCAGGCACGCGGGGTGCGGCCGACCGAGGCCGGCACGGTGCTCGCCGGCCACGCCCGGCACGTGCTGCGCCGGCTGGAGGCGGCGGAGGCGGATCTCGCCGAGCTGGCGGGGCTCCGGCGGGGGACGCTCGCGATCGGCACGTTCCCGACCGTCGCGAGCGCCCTCATGCCCCCGGTCGTGAGCCGGTTCCGGCGGCAGTTCCCCGACATCCGGCTCGACGTCCGCAGCGCCCGGTTCGACGAGCTGGTGGCGATGCTGGAGACCGGGCGCGTCGGGCTCTCGCTGCTGTGGGACTACGAGTGGGACCGGGTCGACCCCGGCGCGTTCTCGCTCACGCCGCTGCTCGACGACCCGACCGTGCTCGTCGTCGCCGAGGACCACCGGCTCGCCCGGCGCCGGCACACGACGATGGCCGAGCTGGCAGGCGAGGACTGGATCGTCCGCGCGCACGACCATCCGGTCGCGGAGGTGCTCGAACGGAGCTGCCGTGCCGCCGGGTTCTCGCCCCGGATCGCCTTCGAGGCGAACGACTACCAGGAGGCCCAGGCGATGGTGAGCGTCGGCGTCGGGGTGGCGCTGGCGCCACGGACCGCGGTCTCCGCGCCGCGGCCGGACGTCCGCGTGCTCGGCCTCGGCCGGGATGCGCCGTCGCGGCGGGTGCTGGTCGCGCACCGGCCGGAGCGGCTGTGGGCGCCCGCCGAGCGGGCGATGCACCAGATGCTGGTCGAGGTGGCCCGCGAGTACCAGACCAGGGCATGA